From one Mytilus trossulus isolate FHL-02 chromosome 10, PNRI_Mtr1.1.1.hap1, whole genome shotgun sequence genomic stretch:
- the LOC134686567 gene encoding beta-1,4-N-acetylgalactosaminyltransferase bre-4-like, which translates to MSKWVQVSDQLYSSSSRLAQLQPSILRIPKGSQSAPSSHIEQSTKSVIKSDNNVTYVCSKNVSNVTGEDCLPLCPVISDKLVGDLASYIDSPTYYDLDKLYPWVRDGGRGKPSYCYPRHRVAIIIPYRNRDSHLRTFLYNIHPMLIRQELDYGIYVVEQTGSSRFNRAMLMNIGYAEAMKIHDYQCFVFHDVDLIPENDKNIYNCPKQPRHMSVAIDKFKYRLPFPRIFGGVTSLTVEQFQKVNGFPNRYFGWGGEDDDMWKRVHNAGYKVIRYSEQIARYKMIKHGKDKGNKDNPVRFKMLKYSDKYFKTDGINRLTYKVLKIEFNHLFTRVLVDIDEKKVMAECDPY; encoded by the exons ATGTCAAAATGGGTACAAGTATCGGACCAGTTGTACTCGAGTTCGTCTCGCCTAGCACAATTGCAACCATCAATATTAAGAATACCAAAGGGTTCTCAAAGTGCTCCTTCATCTCATATAGAACAGTCAACAAAGTCAGTGATAAAATCAGATAACAACGTGACTTATGTGTGCAgtaaaaatgtatcaaatgtGACCGGTGAAGATTGTTTGCCGTTGTGTCCAGTAATTTCAGATAAATTAG TTGGCGATTTAGCATCTTATATCGACTCCCCAACATATTATGACCTAGACAAACTGTATCCTTGGGTTCGAGATGGAGGGAGGGGAAAACCGTCTTACTGTTACCCGCGCCATCGTGTTGCCATCATCATTCCATACAGGAACAGGGATAGTCATCTACggacatttttatataatattcatcCCATGCTTATTAGACAGGAGTTGGATTATGGAATTTATGTCGTAGAACAG ACTGGAAGTTCTAGATTTAACCGTGCCATGCTGATGAATATTGGATATGCAGAAGCAATGAAGATACACGATTATCAATGTTTTGTCTTCCATGATGTGGACTTAATTCCAGAAAacgataaaaatatttacaactgTCCAAAACAACCAAGACATATGTCAGTTGCAATAGATAAATTCAAATACCG attgCCTTTCCCTAGAATATTTGGAGGTGTGACATCGTTAACAGTGGAACAATTCCAAAAAGTCAACGGGTTTCCGAATAGATATTTTGGCTGGGGAGGTGAGGACGATGATATGTGGAAAAG AGTTCACAACGCTGGATATAAAGTGATCCGATATTCTGAGCAAATAGCTCGCTATAAGATGATTAAACATGGTAAGGATAAAGGAAATAAAGATAATCCTGTCAG GTTTAAAATGCTGAAATatagtgacaaatattttaaaacggATGGCATTAATAGGCTAACGtataaagtattaaaaatagAGTTTAATCATCTCTTCACACGAGTCCTTGTTGAcatagatgaaaaaaaagttatggcG GAATGTGACCCATACTGA